One Deinococcus planocerae DNA window includes the following coding sequences:
- a CDS encoding AbrB/MazE/SpoVT family DNA-binding domain-containing protein — protein sequence MTAHLQMDEQGRVLIPQELREALGLRPGETLDAEVEGGRLVLRPQAAEAELVEFEGRLVIKTAQPVKADTDFVEEMRQQRLRDLLDL from the coding sequence ATGACCGCCCACCTTCAGATGGATGAGCAGGGCCGGGTCCTGATTCCGCAGGAACTCCGGGAAGCGTTGGGCCTGCGCCCCGGTGAGACGCTGGACGCCGAGGTGGAGGGGGGGCGGCTGGTCTTGCGTCCCCAGGCTGCCGAGGCAGAATTGGTCGAGTTCGAGGGCCGTTTGGTCATCAAGACCGCGCAGCCGGTTAAGGCGGACACCGATTTCGTCGAGGAGATGCGCCAGCAGCGACTCAGGGACCTTCTCGACCTGTGA
- a CDS encoding type II toxin-antitoxin system VapC family toxin, which yields MITVFDTSAIVAANTLTHEQFGWASQQLARAEHPALCAHSLAECYAIITVSPQIRLPPVQAVRLLSTLEQSWTVLPLTPAHYLRAAERCRDLALQGGAIYDTLLAEAALESGATALVTLNPRHFRRLGADVERLVVAP from the coding sequence GTGATCACCGTCTTTGATACCAGTGCTATCGTTGCCGCCAACACCTTAACCCATGAGCAGTTCGGGTGGGCCTCCCAACAGCTTGCACGGGCAGAGCACCCCGCACTTTGTGCTCACAGCCTCGCGGAGTGTTACGCGATTATCACGGTCAGCCCGCAGATTCGCCTGCCACCGGTACAGGCTGTTCGCCTTCTGTCCACCCTCGAGCAGAGCTGGACCGTCCTTCCGCTGACCCCAGCCCATTACCTCCGCGCCGCCGAGCGATGCCGGGACCTGGCCTTGCAGGGCGGCGCCATCTATGACACCTTGCTCGCCGAAGCGGCCCTTGAGTCGGGTGCGACAGCCCTCGTTACCTTGAATCCCAGGCACTTCCGGCGACTTGGGGCAGATGTAGAGCGGCTGGTCGTCGCGCCCTGA
- the aceA gene encoding isocitrate lyase, whose amino-acid sequence MTPIPNQHGPRTHAEILEKTWRTEDRWQGIRRNYSADEVVKLRGSLPIEHTLAKHGAQKLWRLMREEPFVNALGALTGNQAMQQVKAGLKAIYLSGWQVAADANNAGQMYPDQSLYPASSVPDVVRRINHTLRRADQIQHAEGKGDVDYFVPIVADAEAGFGGPLNAFELMKAMIEAGAAGVHFEDQLASEKKCGHLGGKVLVPTSQFIRTLNAARLAADVSGVPTVLIARTDADAANLLTSDVDDNDKPFCTGERTPEGFYYVRPGIEQAISRALAYAPYADVIWCETSVPNLEDARRFAEAVHARFPGKLLAYNCSPSFNWRKNLDDETIARFQRELGAMGYKFQFITLAGFHSLNYSMFELAHGYARQQMSAFVELQEKEFAAQDRGFTAVKHQREVGTGYFDLVANAAGGGQSSTTALAGSTEAQQFAAAHG is encoded by the coding sequence ATGACCCCCATTCCCAACCAGCACGGCCCCCGCACCCACGCGGAGATTCTGGAGAAGACCTGGCGCACCGAGGACCGTTGGCAGGGCATCCGCCGCAACTACTCCGCCGACGAGGTGGTGAAGTTGCGTGGCAGCCTGCCCATCGAACACACCCTGGCCAAGCACGGGGCGCAGAAGCTGTGGCGCCTGATGCGGGAAGAGCCCTTCGTGAACGCCCTCGGCGCGCTGACAGGGAACCAGGCGATGCAGCAGGTGAAGGCGGGCCTCAAAGCCATTTACCTCAGCGGCTGGCAGGTCGCCGCCGACGCGAACAACGCCGGGCAGATGTACCCCGACCAGAGCCTCTACCCGGCCTCCTCGGTGCCGGACGTGGTGCGGCGAATCAACCACACCCTGCGGCGGGCCGACCAGATTCAGCACGCCGAGGGCAAGGGCGACGTGGACTACTTCGTCCCTATCGTCGCCGACGCGGAGGCGGGCTTCGGCGGCCCCCTGAACGCCTTCGAGCTGATGAAGGCGATGATCGAGGCGGGCGCGGCGGGCGTTCACTTCGAGGACCAGCTTGCCTCCGAGAAGAAGTGCGGCCACCTGGGCGGCAAGGTTCTGGTGCCCACCTCCCAGTTCATCCGCACCCTGAACGCCGCCCGCCTCGCCGCCGACGTGTCCGGCGTGCCCACCGTCCTGATCGCCCGCACCGACGCGGACGCGGCCAACCTGCTCACGAGCGACGTGGACGACAACGACAAGCCCTTTTGCACCGGCGAGCGCACCCCGGAGGGCTTCTACTATGTCCGCCCCGGCATCGAGCAGGCGATCAGCCGCGCGCTGGCCTACGCCCCCTACGCCGACGTGATCTGGTGCGAGACCTCGGTGCCCAACCTCGAAGACGCCCGCCGCTTCGCCGAGGCCGTCCACGCGAGGTTCCCGGGCAAGCTCCTCGCCTACAACTGCTCGCCGTCCTTCAACTGGCGTAAGAACCTCGACGACGAGACCATCGCCCGTTTTCAGCGCGAACTCGGGGCGATGGGGTACAAGTTTCAGTTCATCACGCTGGCGGGGTTCCACAGCCTCAATTACTCGATGTTCGAACTGGCCCACGGCTACGCCCGCCAGCAGATGAGCGCCTTCGTCGAGCTTCAGGAAAAGGAGTTCGCCGCGCAGGACCGAGGCTTTACCGCCGTCAAGCACCAGCGCGAGGTGGGGACCGGGTACTTCGACCTCGTCGCCAACGCGGCGGGCGGCGGCCAGAGCAGCACGACGGCGCTGGCGGGGAGCACGGAGGCGCAGCAGTTCGCGGCGGCGCACGGCTGA